Proteins from a genomic interval of Caldicellulosiruptor diazotrophicus:
- a CDS encoding Lrp/AsnC family transcriptional regulator — MNVEIKVLEILEQNPKLSAQEIAVMLGEDKKKIEEIIKKLEQDKVIVKYHTIVNWERTEKEVVEAIVEVKVTPQRGFGYDAIAKRIYKFPEVKAVYLLSGDYDLHVVVEGKSMKDIAQFVGSKLAPLEYVLSTATHFIMKKYKDAGVILEDGERDDREVITP; from the coding sequence ATGAATGTAGAAATAAAGGTTTTAGAGATTTTAGAACAAAATCCAAAACTCTCTGCTCAAGAAATTGCAGTAATGCTTGGCGAAGATAAGAAAAAAATTGAAGAGATTATAAAAAAGCTTGAACAAGATAAAGTTATTGTAAAATATCACACAATTGTAAACTGGGAACGAACAGAAAAAGAAGTTGTTGAAGCAATAGTCGAGGTAAAAGTGACTCCTCAGCGAGGATTTGGTTATGATGCTATTGCTAAAAGAATTTACAAGTTTCCTGAGGTAAAGGCTGTGTATTTGCTTTCGGGAGATTATGACCTACATGTTGTTGTAGAAGGCAAGAGCATGAAAGATATTGCTCAGTTTGTTGGCTCTAAACTTGCACCGCTTGAATATGTTCTTTCAACAGCAACCCACTTTATAATGAAAAAATATAAAGATGCAGGTGTGATACTTGAAGATGGCGAAAGGGACGACAGGGAGGTTATAACACCGTGA
- a CDS encoding aminotransferase class I/II-fold pyridoxal phosphate-dependent enzyme: protein MNNLEKYISKSIQSVPPSGIRKFFDIVSEMKDALSLGVGEPDFVTPWNIREMGIYSIEEGHTHYTSNFGLLELRKEISRYLKDRFDLDYPNYRDQILVTVGASEAIDIALRSIVNPGDEVLIPEPCFVSYKPCVIFAGGVPVEIETKPENDFKLRAEDILPRISSRTKAIILSYPNNPTGAIMTKDDLKEIVDVLKDKDIIVISDEIYAELTYEGSHVSIANFPEMKEKTIVINGFSKAFAMTGWRLGFVAANEVFIKAMAKVHQYIIMSAPTFSQYAAIEALKNGLSEVEKMREEYNRRRRYMVSRFNKMGLECFEPKGAFYVFPSIKSTGLPSEEFAERLLYEQKVAVVPGTAFGRSGEGFIRCSYAYSIETIKQALDRIEKFVMNIKSQGVSRQIRENNMVVEK, encoded by the coding sequence GTGAATAATTTAGAAAAATACATTTCAAAAAGTATTCAAAGTGTTCCGCCTTCAGGTATTAGGAAATTTTTTGATATTGTATCTGAGATGAAAGATGCTCTTTCACTTGGAGTTGGTGAACCAGATTTTGTAACTCCGTGGAACATTCGCGAAATGGGAATATATTCTATTGAAGAAGGACATACCCATTATACTTCCAACTTCGGGCTTTTGGAGCTGAGAAAAGAGATTAGTAGGTATTTGAAAGATAGATTTGACCTTGACTATCCGAATTACAGAGATCAGATTTTAGTAACTGTTGGAGCAAGCGAAGCAATTGATATTGCTTTAAGGAGTATAGTAAATCCTGGTGATGAGGTTTTGATTCCTGAACCATGCTTTGTTTCATACAAACCATGTGTAATTTTTGCAGGTGGTGTACCAGTTGAGATTGAAACAAAACCAGAAAATGATTTCAAACTAAGGGCAGAAGATATTTTACCAAGAATATCTTCCAGAACTAAGGCTATTATCTTATCTTATCCTAACAATCCAACAGGTGCTATTATGACAAAAGATGATTTAAAAGAGATTGTTGATGTACTGAAGGATAAAGATATCATAGTAATTTCAGACGAAATATATGCTGAACTTACATATGAAGGAAGTCATGTTTCAATTGCTAATTTCCCTGAAATGAAAGAAAAGACTATTGTGATAAATGGTTTTTCAAAAGCTTTTGCCATGACAGGTTGGAGACTAGGATTTGTTGCTGCTAATGAGGTTTTTATTAAAGCAATGGCAAAGGTACATCAGTACATTATAATGAGTGCTCCTACATTTTCTCAATATGCTGCAATTGAAGCACTTAAAAATGGGCTTTCAGAGGTTGAGAAAATGAGAGAGGAGTATAACAGAAGAAGGCGTTACATGGTGAGTAGATTTAACAAGATGGGACTTGAGTGTTTTGAACCAAAAGGGGCGTTTTATGTTTTTCCATCAATAAAGTCTACCGGTCTTCCTTCTGAGGAGTTTGCAGAAAGGCTTTTGTACGAACAAAAAGTAGCAGTTGTACCAGGCACTGCATTTGGGAGGTCAGGAGAGGGATTTATAAGATGTTCGTATGCCTATTCGATTGAAACCATAAAACAAGCATTAGACAGAATAGAAAAATTTGTTATGAACATAAAATCTCAAGGTGTTTCCCGGCAAATTCGTGAAAATAATATGGTAGTGGAGAAGTAA
- a CDS encoding RluA family pseudouridine synthase — protein sequence MKLIYVVKKEDLNMTYKQILQKRLSFSSTLMSRLKAHGQIRFIPPIYSIHQYPQENAVIEIDLISYKSNIVAVEGSIDILYEDNFFLFVNKPSGLPSHPSKGHYFDTIANYVEYYLNSKNLTTHIVNRLDKDTSGIVLFAKNSYFHSIVSYEFEKRRVDKTYIAIVHGILPKKSGFIEKPIKRSQHGIKREIHQDGYFASTYYEVIDSFGNFSVLKLKPITGRTHQLRIHLASIGYPIVGDCIYGEEKTQNTPLLLHAYSIRFNFKLINNKVYDITSPLPYYFHEFAGKHLEILCS from the coding sequence ATGAAGTTAATATACGTGGTCAAAAAAGAAGATTTGAACATGACATATAAACAGATATTGCAAAAAAGACTCTCTTTTTCTTCAACTCTGATGAGCAGATTAAAGGCACATGGTCAAATAAGATTTATCCCCCCAATCTATTCGATTCATCAATATCCACAAGAAAATGCTGTAATTGAAATTGATTTGATATCTTACAAGTCAAACATAGTTGCTGTTGAAGGAAGCATAGATATATTGTATGAGGACAACTTCTTTTTATTTGTAAACAAACCTTCCGGTTTACCTTCACATCCATCTAAAGGCCATTACTTTGATACAATCGCAAACTATGTTGAGTATTATTTAAATTCCAAAAACCTTACAACACATATAGTAAATAGGTTAGATAAAGATACATCTGGAATAGTTTTATTTGCTAAAAACTCTTACTTTCACAGTATCGTTTCATATGAGTTTGAAAAAAGACGAGTTGATAAGACATATATTGCAATTGTTCACGGTATACTCCCAAAAAAAAGCGGGTTTATTGAAAAACCCATTAAACGTTCGCAGCATGGAATTAAAAGAGAAATTCATCAAGATGGCTATTTTGCCTCCACATATTATGAAGTTATTGATTCTTTTGGAAACTTCTCAGTTTTAAAGTTAAAACCAATAACAGGCAGAACACATCAGTTAAGAATTCATTTAGCATCAATTGGTTATCCGATTGTAGGGGATTGCATTTATGGAGAAGAAAAAACACAAAATACCCCTTTACTTCTTCACGCTTATTCAATAAGATTCAATTTCAAATTAATTAACAATAAAGTTTATGATATTACTTCTCCACTACCATATTATTTTCACGAATTTGCCGGGAAACACCTTGAGATTTTATGTTCATAA